The following are encoded in a window of Artemia franciscana chromosome 19, ASM3288406v1, whole genome shotgun sequence genomic DNA:
- the LOC136039562 gene encoding uncharacterized protein LOC136039562 has protein sequence MELRMDNTYMVNDNESSSDEDLLLILHLRQQKKKIKGKKRLWVHPILQERERTVKGHLTLLNDLLMRDDEEKFLNFVRLTKAEYVELLSLVRPFITKKNTNFRKAISPELKLALTLRYLGTGMSMAALHYEFRVGHSTVSQILSDTMMAIYEVLSPMYLQEPQSDTLKSVSETFRAKCFLPNCIGALDGKHVRIQCPYKSGSQFYNYKSYFSLILLAACDANYKFIYVDVGAFGSESDGGVFARSDLGKGIDTGKIKLPDSLPLPGTTENFPFFFVADEAFPLCSYIMRPFPGNRLSEAQKIFNYRLSTARRLIENTFGILVQRFRIFRTEILAQPEKVKAIIIASVCLHNFIISTRGAPTDIQELSIGSGISQLGRVGSNNSSRTNQDLRNRLMDYFLSVEGAVPWQQEKALRGTL, from the exons ATGGAATTGAGGATGGATAACACTTATATGGTTAATGATAATGAAAGTAGCTCTGATGAAGATTTGCTGCTAATTCTTCACTTGAGGcagcaaaagaagaaaattaaagg gaAGAAAAGACTATGGGTACATCCAATTCTACAAGAAAGGGAGAGGACTGTGAAAGGCCATCTGACACTGCTTAATGACTTACTTATGAGAGACGatgaagagaaatttttaaattttgtaagatTAACAAAGGCAGAGTATGTTGAATTGCTTAGTTTAGTGAGGccttttataacaaaaaaaaacaccaattttAGAAAGGCAATCTCTCCAGAACTGAAGCTTGCTTTGACACTAAGATATCTGGGTACTGGTATGTCAATGGCAGCTCTCCATTATGAATTTCGTGTTGGTCACTCAACAGTTTCACAGATATTATCAGATACAATGATGGCAATATATGAAGTTTTAAGTCCAATGTATCTGCAAGAGCCTCAATCAGATACATTGAAAAGTGtcagtgaaacttttagggcaaAATGTTTTTTGCCAAATTGCATTGGTGCCTTAGATGGTAAACATGTGCGAATTCAGTGCCCATACAAGTCTGGGTCTcaattttacaattataaaagtTATTTTAGCCTTATACTTTTAGCTGCATGTGATGCTAATTACAAGTTTATTTATGTAGATGTTGGAGCTTTTGGAAGTGAGAGTGATGGGGGTGTATTTGCCAGGTCAGATCTTGGGAAAGGCATAGACACTGGGAAAATAAAGCTTCCTGATTCACTTCCATTGCCTGGAacaacagaaaattttccatttttttttgttgctgatGAAGCCTTTCCATTGTGTAGTTATATAATGAGACCTTTTCCTGGAAATAGACTCTCAGAagcacaaaaaattttcaattaccgATTATCCACAGCTCGGCGCCTAATTGAAAATACGTTTGGTATACTTGTGCAGAGGTTCAGAATTTTCCGAACTGAAATACTAGCACAGCCTGAAAAAGTAAAAGCAATAATCATTGCTTCTGTATGTTTACAcaatttcattatttcaacTAGAGGAGCCCCAACTGATATTCAAGAGCTATCAATAGGAAGTGGGATTTCTCAGCTTGGCAGAGTTGGGAGCAACAATTCTTCCAGAACAAATCAAGATCTTAGAAATAGACTAATGGATTATTTCTTATCTGTAGAGGGTGCTGTTCCTTGGCAGCAAGAAAAAGCATTGAGAGGCACATTGTGA
- the LOC136039564 gene encoding uncharacterized protein LOC136039564 isoform X2: MVISDTELQKKWVSLRERYVRLKKISKLPSGSAALKTKAANQEFIQRMDFLRDVIIDRSRKTIGNCVSSLPVINVIEQQITEDYSEEIDFDITHSPSEFRCVSQEEANSEELLIETESPQASTSIAPDEHFQTYKNVQKRNRNKTEGSTSSATDEAILSYLSEKQKRNKNKVITMDEDQHFLMSLVSFMKDIPAEEKLQCRMKIMNAILEHTKKR; encoded by the exons ATGGTAATCTCAG ATACTGAGCTTCAAAAAAAATGGGTCAGTCTGAGAGAGCGATATGTCCGactgaagaaaatttcaaaactgcCAAGTGGTTCTGCAGCTTTGAAGACAAAGGCAGCAAACCAGGAGTTTATtcaaagaatggattttttaaGAGATGTTATCATTGATAGGAGCAGAAAAACCATTG GTAACTGTGTATCTTCATTGCCTGTCATCAATGTAATCGAACAGCAAATAACAGAAGATTACTCTGAAGAAATTGATTTTGATATTACTCATAGTCCTTCAG AATTTCGCTGTGTGTCCCAAGAAGAAGCCAATTCAGAAGAATTGCTAATCGAAACGGAATCTCCACAGGCATCCACTTCAATTGCTCCAGATGAGCACTTCCAAACTtataaaaacgttcaaaaaagAAACCGAAACAAAACAGAGGGAAGTACTTCATCTGCAACTGATGAAGCAATTCTCTCATACCtgagtgaaaaacaaaaaaggaataaaaataaagttataacTATGGATGAAGACCAGCATTTTCTAATGTCACTTGTATCATTCATGAAGGATATACCAGCTGAGGAGAAACTGCAGTGTCGCATGAAAATCATGAATGCTATACTAGAACATACCAAAAAACGTTGA
- the LOC136039564 gene encoding uncharacterized protein LOC136039564 isoform X1 has translation MKFIKTSFTSFFADTELQKKWVSLRERYVRLKKISKLPSGSAALKTKAANQEFIQRMDFLRDVIIDRSRKTIGNCVSSLPVINVIEQQITEDYSEEIDFDITHSPSEFRCVSQEEANSEELLIETESPQASTSIAPDEHFQTYKNVQKRNRNKTEGSTSSATDEAILSYLSEKQKRNKNKVITMDEDQHFLMSLVSFMKDIPAEEKLQCRMKIMNAILEHTKKR, from the exons atgaaatttatcaaaacttcatttacttctttttttgcagATACTGAGCTTCAAAAAAAATGGGTCAGTCTGAGAGAGCGATATGTCCGactgaagaaaatttcaaaactgcCAAGTGGTTCTGCAGCTTTGAAGACAAAGGCAGCAAACCAGGAGTTTATtcaaagaatggattttttaaGAGATGTTATCATTGATAGGAGCAGAAAAACCATTG GTAACTGTGTATCTTCATTGCCTGTCATCAATGTAATCGAACAGCAAATAACAGAAGATTACTCTGAAGAAATTGATTTTGATATTACTCATAGTCCTTCAG AATTTCGCTGTGTGTCCCAAGAAGAAGCCAATTCAGAAGAATTGCTAATCGAAACGGAATCTCCACAGGCATCCACTTCAATTGCTCCAGATGAGCACTTCCAAACTtataaaaacgttcaaaaaagAAACCGAAACAAAACAGAGGGAAGTACTTCATCTGCAACTGATGAAGCAATTCTCTCATACCtgagtgaaaaacaaaaaaggaataaaaataaagttataacTATGGATGAAGACCAGCATTTTCTAATGTCACTTGTATCATTCATGAAGGATATACCAGCTGAGGAGAAACTGCAGTGTCGCATGAAAATCATGAATGCTATACTAGAACATACCAAAAAACGTTGA